A single Tetrapisispora phaffii CBS 4417 unassigned scaffold 17 DNA region contains:
- the TPHA0Q00110 gene encoding M20 family metallopeptidase, with protein MKVNNIVPTLFSAAALTSLGQAASSNTTIPDCGGYTKLYGNDSSIVSSIIFNETFRNETKNKLVNAVKIPTITEADFPDPADEPDFEGWQVFKKFHQQLEKDFPKVWSNLNVETVNEFSLIITWNGTDESLKPNVFSAHQDVVPIDNYTLAAWEHEPFSGYWDGTYVWGRGSFDDKNMLISMLQSMEYILENEPEFNPNRTVILVSGCDEEISGYYGAAYINKVLLERYGENGIYSIIDEGGNAITNLTGVWVAAPGVSEKGLMNLEISINGTGGHASTPPDHTNIGIAAQLITTIEDNKFPVQYTNENPISQFFTCIIDKSPLIPKTIKQTFANAFTNDTANEAAISFIQSFGGEYGEYFIRGSQAVDVIDAGNGDNQLPTFTSLTINSRIAPESNSMEQIIKFGANAASVALKNGLGLVIQNNTRIPCTRKGCIVVDVTSIFEPSPVSPTNDVWDQLAGTIRGYFEDVVFPHVFGEDKNTTLYVAPSLMTANSDSKHYWNLTENIYRYQPGFANFNLTGLLHAADEHIDLDTVMHAVGFFYEYIHILSQ; from the coding sequence ATGAAGGTTAATAACATTGTACCCACACTATTTTCTGCAGCTGCTTTGACTTCTCTTGGTCAAGCTGCAAGCTCAAATACTACTATACCGGATTGTGGTGGTTATACAAAGTTGTATGGTAATGATTCATCTATCGTCTCTAGCATTATCTTTAACGAGACATTCAGAAATGAGACTAAGAACAAGTTGGTAAATGCAGTTAAAATCCCAACCATAACCGAGGCTGACTTCCCGGATCCTGCTGATGAGCCTGATTTCGAAGGTTGGCAGGTTTTTAAGAAATTCCATCAACAGTTGGAAAAAGATTTCCCAAAAGTTTGGTCAAACTTGAACGTTGAAACTGTCAACGAATTCTCGCTAATTATTACTTGGAATGGTACAGATGAGTCTTTAAAGCCGAACGTTTTCTCCGCTCATCAAGATGTTGTCCCAATTGATAACTACACATTGGCTGCCTGGGAACATGAACCTTTCTCCGGATATTGGGATGGTACCTACGTATGGGGTCGTGGTTCCtttgatgataaaaatatgttgATCAGTATGCTACAAAGTATGGAATATATCTTGGAAAACGAACCAGAATTCAACCCGAACAGAACCGTCATCTTAGTTAGTGGTTGTGACGAAGAAATTTCAGGCTATTACGGTGCTGCCTACATAAATAAAGTATTATTAGAAAGATATGGTGAAAATGGTATTTATTCCATTATCGATGAAGGTGGTAACGCTATTACAAATTTGACTGGTGTCTGGGTTGCTGCTCCAGGTGTTTCTGAAAAAGGTCTAATGAatcttgaaatttcaataaacGGTACCGGTGGTCATGCTTCTACTCCTCCAGATCATACAAACATCGGTATTGCTGCACAATTGATTACTACtattgaagataataaatttccAGTGCAATACACAAACGAAAATCCTATCAGTCAATTCTTCACATGTATTATCGATAAATCACCTCTGATTCCAAAGACTATCAAGCAAACTTTTGCTAACGCTTTTACTAATGATACTGCTAACGAGGCTGCTATATCTTTCATTCAATCTTTTGGTGGTGAATATGGTGAATATTTCATCAGAGGTTCTCAAGCCGTTGATGTAATTGATGCTGGTAACGGTGACAATCAATTACCAACTTTCACTTCTTTAACCATCAACTCCAGGATCGCTCCTGAATCTAATTCCATGGAACAAATCATCAAATTTGGTGCCAATGCTGCTTCTGTTGCTTTAAAGAATGGTTTAGGATTGgttattcaaaataataccCGAATTCCATGCACAAGAAAAGGTTGTATTGTTGTTGATGTTACCTCTATTTTTGAACCATCTCCGGTCTCTCCAACAAATGATGTATGGGATCAATTAGCTGGTACCATTAGAGgttattttgaagatgttgTTTTCCCACATGTATTCGGTGAAGACAAGAATACTACATTATACGTTGCACCATCTCTTATGACAGCGAACTCTGATTCTAAACATTACTGGAATTTGACAGAAAATATCTACCGTTACCAACCAGGTTTTGCGAACTTCAACTTAACTGGTTTACTTCACGCTGCCGATGAACATATTGACTTAGACACTGTTATGCATGCTGTCGGTTTCTTTTATGAATACATTCATATTCTAAGTCAATag
- the TPHA0Q00120 gene encoding alpha-keto acid decarboxylase family protein — MSQITLGKYLFERLKQVQCNTIFGLPGDFNLSLLDKIYEVPGMRWAGNCNELNAAYAADGYARIKGMACLITTFGVGELSALNGIAGSYAEHVGVLHVVGVPSLSAQAKQLLLHHTLGNGDFTVFHRMSACISETTSMITDIASAQAEIDRCIKATYISQRTVYLGLPANMVDLMVPADVLNTPIDLSLKPNDVDAETEVLGAILELIKDAKNPIILADACASRHDVKAETKALIDTTQFPSFVTPMGKGSIDEQHPRFGGVYVGTLSRPEVKKAVESADLILSVGALLSDFNTGSFSYSYNTKNIVEFHSDHIKIRKASFPGVQMKFVLEKLVAQVGSVIKGYKPVAIPAPVPANPATPAETPLKQEWLWNQVGKFLKEGDIVLTETGTSAFGINQTHFPTNTYGISQVLWGSIGFTGGATLGAAFAAEEIDPKKRTIVFIGDGSLQLTVQEISTMIRWNLKPYIFVLNNNGYTIEKLIHGPTAEYNEIQNWKHLDILSTFGAKDYENHRVATTGEWDKLASDRAFNENSKIRLIEIMLPVMDAPSNLIAQAKLTEATNAKQ, encoded by the coding sequence ATGTCTCAAATTACTTTaggtaaatatttattcgAAAGATTAAAGCAAGTTCAATGTAACACCATCTTTGGTTTACCAGGTGACTTCAACTTATCCTTATTAGATAAGATCTACGAAGTCCCAGGTATGAGATGGGCTGGTAACTGTAACGAATTAAACGCTGCTTACGCTGCTGACGGTTACGCCAGAATCAAGGGTATGGCCTGTTTGATCACCACCTTTGGTGTCGGTGAATTATCTGCCTTAAACGGTATTGCCGGTTCTTACGCTGAACACGTTGGTGTTTTACACGTTGTCGGTGTCCCATCTTTATCTGCTCAAGCCAAgcaattattattacacCACACCTTAGGTAACGGTGACTTCACTGTTTTCCACAGAATGTCTGCTTGTATCTCTGAAACCACTTCTATGATCACTGACATTGCTTCTGCTCAAGCTGAAATTGACAGATGTATCAAGGCCACTTACATTTCCCAAAGGACTGTCTACTTAGGTCTACCAGCTAACATGGTTGACTTAATGGTCCCAGCTGATGTCTTAAACACTCCAATTGACTTATCTTTGAAACCAAACGATGTCGATGCTGAAACTGAAGTTTTAGGTGCTATCTTAGAATTAATCAAGGATGCCAAGAACCCAATCATCTTGGCTGATGCTTGTGCTTCTAGACACGATGTCAAGGCTGAAACCAAGGCTTTGATCGATACTACTCAATTCCCATCTTTCGTTACCCCAATGGGTAAGGGTTCCATCGATGAACAACACCCAAGATTCGGTGGTGTTTACGTCGGTACTTTATCCAGACCAGAAGTTAAGAAGGCTGTTGAATCCGCTGACTTGATCTTATCTGTCGGTGCTCTATTATCCGATTTTAACACTGGTTCTTTCTCTTACTCTTACAACACCAAGAACATTGTTGAATTCCACTCTGACCACATCAAGATCAGAAAGGCTTCCTTCCCAGGTGTCCAAATGAAATTCgttttagaaaaattagTTGCTCAAGTCGGTTCTGTTATCAAGGGCTACAAGCCAGTCGCCATCCCAGCTCCAGTTCCAGCCAACCCAGCTACTCCAGCTGAAACTCCATTAAAGCAAGAATGGCTATGGAACCAAGTCGGTAAGTTCTTAAAGGAAGGTGATATCGTTTTGACCGAAACGGGTACCTCTGCTTTCGGTATCAACCAGACTCACTTCCCAACTAACACATACGGTATCTCCCAAGTCCTATGGGGTTCCATCGGTTTCACCGGCGGTGCTACCCTAGGTGCCGCTTTCGCCGCCGAAGAAATCGACCCAAAGAAGAGAACTATCGTCTTCATCGGCGACGGCTCTTTACAATTGACAGTTCAAGAAATCTCCACCATGATCAGATGGAACCTGAAGCCGTACATCTTCGTCTTAAACAACAACGGTTACACCATCGAAAAGTTGATCCACGGTCCAACTGCTGAATACAACGAAATCCAAAACTGGAAGCACCTAGACATCCTATCAACCTTCGGTGCTAAGGACTACGAAAACCACAGAGTCGCTACCACCGGTGAATGGGACAAGTTAGCTTCTGACAGGGCCTTTAACGAAAACTCCAAGATCAGATTGATCGAAATCATGTTACCAGTCATGGACGCTCCATCTAACTTGATTGCCCAAGCTAAGTTAACTGAAGCTACCAATGccaaacaataa